The following are encoded together in the Daucus carota subsp. sativus chromosome 5, DH1 v3.0, whole genome shotgun sequence genome:
- the LOC108223773 gene encoding uncharacterized protein LOC108223773 isoform X2 encodes MATKGGSQLSSVFTSFSSQSRPRSISSKVNLSLKLFGCQLDKPQRNFRVSSCLIVPKMLKAKKGFAKRQCILSTSSEEVAQYSDVESDASDQEQDDNLTEEASSAYAEGGGGKPGLISFYNHPYKLEANVLKYSTNSNQSKVLWFVGPAVLVASFVFPSLYLRRILSTVFEDSLLTDFLILFFTEALFYCGAALFLFIIDHLQRPVEQKITTNNRNPPPEREYQITSVAVLVLSLVIPMVTMGLVWPWTGPAASATLAPYLVGIVVQFAFEQYARYVKSPSYPVVPVIFQVYRLHQLNRAAQLVTALSFTVRGAEMTTHNIAINSSLGTLLNVLQCLGVICIWSLSSFLMRFLPSAIITEQ; translated from the exons ATGGCAACTAAGGGTGGCTCTCAATTGTCCTCTGTTTTCACTTCCTTTTCTTCTCAGTCTCGACCCAGATCAATTTCCTCAAAG gTGAATTTATCACTAAAGTTGTTTGGATGCCAGCTGGACAAGCCGCAGAGAAATTTTAGAG TGAGTTCGTGCCTAATAGTACCCAAAATGTTGAAAGCAAAGAAAGGATTTGCAAAGAGGCAATGTATATTATCTACTTCGTCAGAAGAAGTAGCACAGTATAGTGATGTTGAATCAGATGCTTCAGATCAAGAACAAGATGATAATCTCACTGAAGAAGCATCTTCTGCCTACGCTGAAGGAGGTGGAGGAAAGCCAGGTCTTATTTCCTTTTATAATCATCCTTACAAACTAGAAGCAAATGTACTTAAATACAGTACTAACAGCAATCAAAGCAAAGTGCTGTGGTTTGTCGGCCCTGCTGTTCTTGTTGCCTCTTTTGTTTTTCCTTCCCTTTACCTCCGCAGGATACTTTCTACTGTCTTTGAGGACTCTTTGTTAACAG ATTTCCTCATCCTATTCTTTACAGAAGCTCTCTTTTACTGTGGGGCTGCGCTGTTTCTTTTTATAATAGACCATTTACAAAGGCCTGTAGAGCAGAAAATAACTACAAATAATAGAAACCCCCCGCCCGAGCGGGAGTACCAAATCACTTCAGTTGCTGTCCTGGTACTTAGTCTTGTAATACCAATGGTAACTATGGGTCTGGTTTGGCCGTGGACAGGTCCTGCAGCTTCTGCTACACTTGCTCCTTACCTTGTTGGTATTGTTGTGCAATTTGCATTTGAGCAGTATGCAAGATATGTGAAATCACCATCATATCCTGTTGTTCCTGTGATCTTCCAG GTGTATAGATTGCATCAGTTGAATAGAGCAGCGCAACTGGTTACAGCTCTTTCATTTACAGTGAGAGGAGCTGAGATGACAACACACAACATAGCAATCAATAGTTCATTGGGTACACTACTGAATGTACTTCAGTGCCTTGGGGTAATCTGTATTTGGTCCCTTTCGAGCTTCCTTATGAGGTTTTTGCCCTCTGCCATCATTACTGAGCAGTAA
- the LOC108223773 gene encoding uncharacterized protein LOC108223773 isoform X1 yields the protein MATKGGSQLSSVFTSFSSQSRPRSISSKVNLSLKLFGCQLDKPQRNFRVVSSCLIVPKMLKAKKGFAKRQCILSTSSEEVAQYSDVESDASDQEQDDNLTEEASSAYAEGGGGKPGLISFYNHPYKLEANVLKYSTNSNQSKVLWFVGPAVLVASFVFPSLYLRRILSTVFEDSLLTDFLILFFTEALFYCGAALFLFIIDHLQRPVEQKITTNNRNPPPEREYQITSVAVLVLSLVIPMVTMGLVWPWTGPAASATLAPYLVGIVVQFAFEQYARYVKSPSYPVVPVIFQVYRLHQLNRAAQLVTALSFTVRGAEMTTHNIAINSSLGTLLNVLQCLGVICIWSLSSFLMRFLPSAIITEQ from the exons ATGGCAACTAAGGGTGGCTCTCAATTGTCCTCTGTTTTCACTTCCTTTTCTTCTCAGTCTCGACCCAGATCAATTTCCTCAAAG gTGAATTTATCACTAAAGTTGTTTGGATGCCAGCTGGACAAGCCGCAGAGAAATTTTAGAG TAGTGAGTTCGTGCCTAATAGTACCCAAAATGTTGAAAGCAAAGAAAGGATTTGCAAAGAGGCAATGTATATTATCTACTTCGTCAGAAGAAGTAGCACAGTATAGTGATGTTGAATCAGATGCTTCAGATCAAGAACAAGATGATAATCTCACTGAAGAAGCATCTTCTGCCTACGCTGAAGGAGGTGGAGGAAAGCCAGGTCTTATTTCCTTTTATAATCATCCTTACAAACTAGAAGCAAATGTACTTAAATACAGTACTAACAGCAATCAAAGCAAAGTGCTGTGGTTTGTCGGCCCTGCTGTTCTTGTTGCCTCTTTTGTTTTTCCTTCCCTTTACCTCCGCAGGATACTTTCTACTGTCTTTGAGGACTCTTTGTTAACAG ATTTCCTCATCCTATTCTTTACAGAAGCTCTCTTTTACTGTGGGGCTGCGCTGTTTCTTTTTATAATAGACCATTTACAAAGGCCTGTAGAGCAGAAAATAACTACAAATAATAGAAACCCCCCGCCCGAGCGGGAGTACCAAATCACTTCAGTTGCTGTCCTGGTACTTAGTCTTGTAATACCAATGGTAACTATGGGTCTGGTTTGGCCGTGGACAGGTCCTGCAGCTTCTGCTACACTTGCTCCTTACCTTGTTGGTATTGTTGTGCAATTTGCATTTGAGCAGTATGCAAGATATGTGAAATCACCATCATATCCTGTTGTTCCTGTGATCTTCCAG GTGTATAGATTGCATCAGTTGAATAGAGCAGCGCAACTGGTTACAGCTCTTTCATTTACAGTGAGAGGAGCTGAGATGACAACACACAACATAGCAATCAATAGTTCATTGGGTACACTACTGAATGTACTTCAGTGCCTTGGGGTAATCTGTATTTGGTCCCTTTCGAGCTTCCTTATGAGGTTTTTGCCCTCTGCCATCATTACTGAGCAGTAA
- the LOC108223774 gene encoding uncharacterized protein LOC108223774 has translation MESRTAAAFMTMMMMMSVMVCLKMITTNATESTQYESPEYTLVHSESDYEIRLYRVAAWMIAPVKSQISFEKATRNGFHRLFQYIEGANLNSSRVPMTIPVLTSIVPGAGPLRSSGYSVQFYLPVKFQATPPLPLPELELEPDHWNSRCIAVRKFSGFAKDKNIVTEAEKLAISLSRSPWANYTSSETEYAYSIAQYNSPLRFIGRLNEVWVEVDGCQSNLLIAAS, from the exons ATGGAGTCGAGAACTGCAGCTGCGTTtatgacgatgatgatgatgatgtctGTTATGGTTTGTCTCAAGATGATTACAACAAACGCAACCGAGTCAACTCAATACGAGTCACCCGAGTACACACTGGTTCACTCCGAGTCAGATTATGAAATCAGGCTCTACCGAGTCGCTGCCTGGATGATCGCTCCTGTTAAATCTCAAATCTCCTTCGAAAAAGCCACTCGTAATGGCTTCCAcag GTTGTTTCAGTATATTGAAGGTGCAAACTTAAACTCGTCTCGTGTCCCAATGACAATCCCCGTCTTGACAAGCATAGTCCCAGGAGCAGGACCACTTCGTTCATCGGGTTACTCTGTGCAGTTCTATTTGCCTGTTAAATTTCAAGCAACCCCTCCACTTCCTCTCCCAGAATTGGAACTTGAACCTGATCACTGGAATAGCCGTTGCATTGCTGTGAGAAAGTTTTCTGGATTTGCCAAGGATAAAAACATTGTCACCGAGGCAGAAAAACTGGCCATCAGCTTGAGCAGGTCTCCGTGGGCAAATTATACTTCTTCTGAAACTGAATATGCCTACTCAATCGCCCAGTACAATTCTCCTCTGCGTTTCATAGGGCGATTAAATGAAGTGTGGGTGGAAGTCGATGGCTGTCAATCTAACCTTCTTATAGCTGCTTCCTGA